CTGGCGTACGAATGCCGAAACCGATACTGATCGGCAGATCGGTATGACGACGCAGACGGGCAACCGCCTCTTCGACGTGTTCCAGCGTTGCCGCACCGGCACCGGTCACACCGGCCACCGACACGTAATACACAAACCCGGAGCTGCCATTCAAAACGGTCGGCAGGCGCACATCGTCGGTGGTCGGGGTGGTCAGGCGGATGAAGTCCAGACCGGCAGCCTGGGCCGGGTCGCACAGTTCGCCGTTATGCTCTGGCGGCAGATCCACCACGATCAGCCCGTCAACACCCGCTTCTTTGGCTTCGGCAATGAAACGTGGCACGCCGTACTTGTGGATCGGGTTGAAGTAACCCATCAGCACCAGCGGTGTCTCGTTGTTGTCCTTGCGGAACTCGCGAACCATTTCCAGGGTTTTCGCCAGATTCTGCTTGGCCTCCAACGCACGAATGTTGGCCAGTTGAATCGCCGGGCCGTCGGCCATCGGATCGGTGAACGGCATGCCCAGTTCGATCACGTCGGCACCCGCCGCCGGCAAACCCTTGAGGATCGCCAGGGACGTGTCATAACCCGGGTCGCCGGCAGTGACGAAAGTCACCAGGGCGGCGCGATTCTGTTGCTTGAGTTCGGCAAAACGTGTTTGCAGGCGGCTCATCAGTGTTTCTCCTGCTTGGATTGCTCTGGTTGAGAGTGTTCCATGTGATGCATCACGGTTTGCATGTCTTTGTCGCCACGGCCGGACAGATTGACCACCATCAGGTGATCTTTCGGCAGGCTCGGTGCGCGCTTGAACACTTCAGCCAGGGCATGGGCGCTTTCCAGTGCAGGAATAATCCCTTCCAGACGGCAGCATTTGTGGAACGCGTCGAGCGCTTCGTCGTCGGTTACCGAGGTGTATTGAACGCGACCGATGTCATGCAACCACGCATGTTCCGGGCCGATACCTGGATAGTCGAGGCCAGCGGAGATCGAGTGGGCGTCGATGATCTGACCATCGTCGTCCTGCAGCAGGAACGTACGGTTGCCATGCAGCACACCCGGTACGCCGCCGTTCAGGCTGGCCGCGTGCTTGCCGGTTTCGATGCCATAGCCGGCCGCTTCCACGCCGATGATCTCGACGCTCTTGTCGTCGAGGAACGGGTGGAACAGGCCCATGGCGTTGGAGCCGCCGCCGATGCACGCCACCAGGCTGTCAGGCAGGCGGCCTTCCTGGGCTTGCAACTGGTCACGGGTTTCCTTGCCAATCACGGCCTGGAAGTCGCGAACCATCGCTGGGTAAGGGTGCGGGCCGGCCACGGTGCCGATCAAGTAGAAGGTGCTGTCGACGTTGGTTACCCAATCGCGCAGGGCTTCGTTCATCGCATCTTTCAGGGTACCGGTACCGGCCACGACCGGAATTACTTCGGCGCCCAGCAGCTTCATCCGGAACACGTTGGCCTGCTGACGTTCGATGTCAGTGGTGCCCATGTAGATCACGCAGTCCAGACCAAATCGCGCGGCAACGGTGGCGGTCGCCACGCCATGCATGCCGGCGCCGGTCTCGGCGATGATGCGTTTCTTGCCCATGCGCCGCGCCAGCAGGATCTGGCCGATGCAGTTGTTGATCTTGTGCGCGCCGGTGTGGTTCAGCTCTTCGCGCTTGAGATAGATCTTGGCGCCGCCGCAGAACTCGGTCAGACGCTCAGCGAAATAGAGCGGGCTCGGACGTCCGACGTAGTCACGCTGGAAGTAGGCCAATTCTTCTTTGAATGCAGGATCTTCCTTGGCCGCTTCGTATTCACGGGCCAGTTCAAGGATCAACGGCATCAGGGTTTCGGCGACGTAACGGCCGCCGAACGCGCCAAACAGGCCGTTGGCGTCAGGGCCGTTGCGCAGATTTGTCTCGGTCATGGGGCGCTCCAGTTGAGTGCGTGAACTGATAATGGGGTCCACTCTACCCCTGACGTGCTTGACTGAAAACCGATAAGATCGCTGCAACCTGTCAGGAAAACTCACAGATCCTATGAGCCACGACCTCCCACCGCTGAACGCCCTTCGTGCCTTCGAAGCCACGGCTCGCTTGAACAGCGTCAGTCAGGCCGCCGAACAGCTGCATGTGACTCACGGCGCAGTCAGCCGGCAATTGAAGGTGCTTGAAGAACATCTTGGCGTGAGCCTGTTCGTCAAGGAAGGTCGCGGCCTGAAACTCACAGAAGCCGGCATGCGCTTGCGCGACGCCAGCGCTGAAGCCTTCGAGCGCTTGCGTACTGTCTGCGCAGAACTCACACAAAGCACCGTCGATGCACCGTTCGTGCTCGGCTGCTCGGGAAGTCTGCTGGCGCGCTGGTTTATTCCGCGCCTGGGTCGGTTGAATGCCGATCTGCCTGATCTGCGCCTTCACCTCTCGGCGGGCGAAGGCGATCTTGATCCGCGCCGTCCCGGCCTGGATGCTCTGCTGGTTTTCGCCGAACCACCGTGGCCGGCGGACATGCAGGTGTTCGAACTGGCGAGTGAGCGAATCGGCCCGGTGATGAGCCCTCGATTCATCGGCTACGAACGATTAAAAACCGCGCCCGCCGAGGCCCTGCTGAATGAGCCAGTGCTCCACACCACCTCCCGCCCGCAAGCCTGGCCTGTTTGGGCGCAGCAAAAAGGCCTCGACGCCGGGGCGTTGAAGTTCGGTCAAGGTTTCGAGCATTTGTATTATTTACTGGAAGCCGCCGTAGCCGGGCTGGGGGTGGCGATTGCGCCAGAACCGCTGGTGATCGAGGACTTGAAGGCCGGGCGGCTGGTTGCGCCATGGGGCTTCAGTGAAACCCCGGCGCAACTGGCGTTGTGGCTACCCAAACGCGCCGCTGACGGACGCGCTCGGCAACTGGCGCAATGGCTTAAAAACGAGCTGCGCCAGACGGATTAGTCACCGCGTTTGCATAGCAGGTAAGCCGCTAGCAAACCCAGCGCACCCACAGCGACACCCGCTGTAGTCCAAGGGTGTGCCTGGGCGTAGTCCCGCGTAGCAATCCCGGTTTCGCGGGTTTTGACCTTCACCTCTTCATAGGCATCGCTGAGCAGATGACGCGAATGTTTCAACGCGTTTTCGGCATTGCCTTTGAGCACCTTGAGGGTTTTACGCGACTCGTCCGAGGCGTCGTCCTTCAGGCTTTCCAAGGATTTGAGCAGGCTCTCGATTTCCGCTTCCATGCTTTGCAATGAGGCTTTACGTAACGAACTGTTGGCCATGGTGGCTCTCCTGCATTGTTGATGAGTGGCGTGTGTTGGTTGGGACTTCAGAGGTTCGAGAAAGTGCAGTAAATGTGAACTTCCATGTCGGATCGACCGACAGAAGTAAGAAGGAAAATCACTGCTAGTCTGTATTTCACACCCCAAGGAGAACGCCATGACTGACCATCACACCTACAAGAAAGTCGAACTGGTCGGCTCGTCCACCACCAGCATTGAAGACGCGATCAACAACGCACTGGCCGAGGCCAACAAAAGTCTAAAGTACATGGAGTGGTTTGAAGTGACCGAAACCCGCGGGCACATCAAGGACGGCAAGGCTGCGCATTTCCAGGTGACGCTCAAGGTAGGGTTCCGGATTGCCAGCAGCTGAGTTCGAGATCCTCTTCTGAACTTGCGCGCTGGCCGAGTGCCATAGGGAATGGCAAAGCGCTACCCGAGTGCATCCGGCCAATAGCCGGATGCCCACCCTATTGATCCGACCAGAGATTGCGACCGATGAAGAAGTTTATTTTGGCGGTAGGTCTGTTGAGCCTTGCGGGAGCCGCCTTTGCGGATGGCAAATCGTGTGAAGAGCTTAAAGCCGAAATCGCTGCAAAGCTTGATGCCAAGGGCGTTTCAGGCTACTCGCTGGAAATCGTCGACAAAGGCACCGCTGCCGGCGGTAAAGTCGTCGGCACCTGTGAGAAGGGCTCCAAGGAAATCGTCTACAAGCGCTAGGCTGATTCCATTTTTTATAAAAAAGCCGACACCAAGGGGTCGGCTTTTTATAGTCTTTTTCAGCGTCAGCCCTTCATGACCTGCGCCAGTAACTCGTAGGAATGCAGGCGATCCGAGTGTTCATACAGGTCGCAGGTAAAAATCAATTCATCGGCCTGGGTCTGTTCGATCAGCACTTCCAGCCGGGCGCGGATTTTCTGCGGGCTGCCGATCATCGCCAAACCAAGGAAATCACTGACAGCCTCTTTTTCATGGGGCAGCCACAGACCGTCCATGGTTTTCACTGGCGGGCGCTGCACCAGGCTTTGGCCACGCATCAACGCGAGAATGCGCTGGAACACCGAGGTCGCCAGATAATCTGCTTGTTCATCCGTATCCGCAGCGACCAGCGGCACGCCGAGCATGACGTAAGGCTTGTCCAATACCGCTGAAGGCTTGAAGTGATTGCGGTAGACGCGAATCGCCTCATGCATGAAGCGCGGTGCGAAATGTGATGCGAAGGCGTAGGGCAAACCGCGTTCACCAGCCAGTTGCGCACTGAACAGACTGGAGCCCAGTAACCAGATCGGAACATTGGTCCCTGTACCCGGCATCGCAATAATGCGTTGATCCGGAGTTCGCGGGCCGAGGTAACGCATCAGTTCCGCAACGTCTTCCGGGAAATCATCGGCACTGCCGGAGCGTTCGCGACGCAGCGCACGGGCGGTCATCTGATCGGAACCGGGTGCACGTCCA
The Pseudomonas sp. MYb327 DNA segment above includes these coding regions:
- a CDS encoding DUF1161 domain-containing protein — its product is MKKFILAVGLLSLAGAAFADGKSCEELKAEIAAKLDAKGVSGYSLEIVDKGTAAGGKVVGTCEKGSKEIVYKR
- the trpA gene encoding tryptophan synthase subunit alpha, whose protein sequence is MSRLQTRFAELKQQNRAALVTFVTAGDPGYDTSLAILKGLPAAGADVIELGMPFTDPMADGPAIQLANIRALEAKQNLAKTLEMVREFRKDNNETPLVLMGYFNPIHKYGVPRFIAEAKEAGVDGLIVVDLPPEHNGELCDPAQAAGLDFIRLTTPTTDDVRLPTVLNGSSGFVYYVSVAGVTGAGAATLEHVEEAVARLRRHTDLPISIGFGIRTPEQAAAIARLADGVVVGSALIDHIANATTPDQAIDGVLSLCSALSEGVRKARVS
- a CDS encoding LysR family transcriptional regulator; the protein is MSHDLPPLNALRAFEATARLNSVSQAAEQLHVTHGAVSRQLKVLEEHLGVSLFVKEGRGLKLTEAGMRLRDASAEAFERLRTVCAELTQSTVDAPFVLGCSGSLLARWFIPRLGRLNADLPDLRLHLSAGEGDLDPRRPGLDALLVFAEPPWPADMQVFELASERIGPVMSPRFIGYERLKTAPAEALLNEPVLHTTSRPQAWPVWAQQKGLDAGALKFGQGFEHLYYLLEAAVAGLGVAIAPEPLVIEDLKAGRLVAPWGFSETPAQLALWLPKRAADGRARQLAQWLKNELRQTD
- a CDS encoding DUF883 family protein; translation: MANSSLRKASLQSMEAEIESLLKSLESLKDDASDESRKTLKVLKGNAENALKHSRHLLSDAYEEVKVKTRETGIATRDYAQAHPWTTAGVAVGALGLLAAYLLCKRGD
- a CDS encoding LLM class flavin-dependent oxidoreductase, giving the protein MKRLSDIKFSTLDLVPVRENGSPAQSLRNSLDLAQHVEKLGYNRFWVAEHHNMDGIASSATSVLLGYLAGGTSTIRVGSGGVMLPNHAPLVIAEQFGTLESLYPGRIDLGLGRAPGSDQMTARALRRERSGSADDFPEDVAELMRYLGPRTPDQRIIAMPGTGTNVPIWLLGSSLFSAQLAGERGLPYAFASHFAPRFMHEAIRVYRNHFKPSAVLDKPYVMLGVPLVAADTDEQADYLATSVFQRILALMRGQSLVQRPPVKTMDGLWLPHEKEAVSDFLGLAMIGSPQKIRARLEVLIEQTQADELIFTCDLYEHSDRLHSYELLAQVMKG
- the trpB gene encoding tryptophan synthase subunit beta gives rise to the protein MTETNLRNGPDANGLFGAFGGRYVAETLMPLILELAREYEAAKEDPAFKEELAYFQRDYVGRPSPLYFAERLTEFCGGAKIYLKREELNHTGAHKINNCIGQILLARRMGKKRIIAETGAGMHGVATATVAARFGLDCVIYMGTTDIERQQANVFRMKLLGAEVIPVVAGTGTLKDAMNEALRDWVTNVDSTFYLIGTVAGPHPYPAMVRDFQAVIGKETRDQLQAQEGRLPDSLVACIGGGSNAMGLFHPFLDDKSVEIIGVEAAGYGIETGKHAASLNGGVPGVLHGNRTFLLQDDDGQIIDAHSISAGLDYPGIGPEHAWLHDIGRVQYTSVTDDEALDAFHKCCRLEGIIPALESAHALAEVFKRAPSLPKDHLMVVNLSGRGDKDMQTVMHHMEHSQPEQSKQEKH
- a CDS encoding dodecin, whose product is MTDHHTYKKVELVGSSTTSIEDAINNALAEANKSLKYMEWFEVTETRGHIKDGKAAHFQVTLKVGFRIASS